A section of the Mastomys coucha isolate ucsf_1 unplaced genomic scaffold, UCSF_Mcou_1 pScaffold15, whole genome shotgun sequence genome encodes:
- the Fibin gene encoding fin bud initiation factor homolog, with protein MVFAKLIWVGFFCHLCRGYFDGPLYPEMSNGTLHHYFVPDGDYEENDDPEKCQLLFRVSDRRRCSQGEGGQASSLLSLTLREEFTVLGRQVEDAGRVLEGISKSISYDLDGEESYGKYLRRESHQIGDAYSNSDKSLTELESKFKQGQEQDSRQESRLNEDFLGMLVHTRSLLKETLDISVGLRDKYELLAHTIRSHGTRLGRLKSDYLEGGGQKTG; from the coding sequence ATGGTGTTCGCGAAGTTGATCTGGGTGGGTTTCTTCTGCCACCTGTGTCGAGGCTACTTTGATGGCCCCTTGTACCCAGAGATGTCTAATGGGACTCTGCATCATTACTTCGTGCCTGATGGAGACTACGAGGAGAATGATGACCCTGAGAAATGCCAGCTGCTTTTCAGGGTGAGTGATCGTCGGCGCTGCTCCCAGGGGGAAGGGGGCCAAGCCAGTAGCTTGCTGAGCCTCACTCTTCGAGAGGAGTTCACGGTACTGGGTCGCCAGGTGGAGGATGCTGGGCGCGTCCTGGAGGGCATCAGCAAAAGCATCTCCTATGACCTGGATGGGGAAGAGAGCTACGGCAAGTACCTAAGGCGAGAGTCCCACCAGATCGGGGATGCCTACTCCAACTCTGACAAGTCCCTCACTGAGCTGGAAAGCAAGTTCAAGCAGGGCCAGGAGCAGGATAGCCGGCAGGAAAGCAGACTCAATGAGGACTTCCTGGGGATGCTGGTCCACACCAGATCTTTGCTAAAGGAGACACTGGACATCTCTGTGGGGCTCAGAGACAAATATGAGCTCCTGGCACATACCATCAGGAGCCACGGGACCCGCTTAGGTCGACTGAAAAGCGACTATCTGGAGGGTGGGGGACAGAAGACAGGCTAA